The Allochromatium tepidum genome has a window encoding:
- a CDS encoding cation diffusion facilitator family transporter, which produces MSIEPRAPTTSAETARLLRLATWASVSTAGLLILVKVVAWGMTGSITVLASLMDSAMDAMASLLTLLAVRWSLRPPDAEHRFGHGKAQALAALGQSAFIAGSALFLGLQAVDRFLNPRPLTEIGIGLGVIAFAILVTLALLALQRHVIRRTGSPAIRADALHYATDLATNSATLVALGLAGLGWSWIDPILGLAIGLYILWSATRIGRDAIEMLMDRELPDEARWQILELARAIPEVRGAHGLRTRQSGQSLIIQLHLELDDALPLRQAHQITLAVEARIRERYPDSHILIHQDPVSLGREAMDT; this is translated from the coding sequence ATGTCCATCGAACCACGCGCGCCGACGACGTCGGCTGAAACCGCCCGACTGCTGCGGCTGGCGACCTGGGCCTCGGTGAGCACCGCCGGCCTGCTGATCCTGGTCAAGGTCGTTGCCTGGGGGATGACCGGGTCCATCACGGTCCTGGCCTCCTTGATGGATTCGGCGATGGATGCCATGGCCTCCCTGCTGACGCTGCTCGCCGTGCGCTGGTCGTTGCGGCCACCGGATGCCGAGCATCGTTTCGGGCATGGCAAGGCGCAGGCCCTGGCCGCGCTCGGGCAGTCGGCCTTCATCGCCGGTTCGGCGCTGTTTCTCGGCCTGCAGGCCGTCGACCGCTTCCTGAACCCACGTCCGCTGACCGAGATCGGTATCGGTCTGGGCGTGATCGCCTTCGCCATCCTGGTCACGCTGGCGTTGCTCGCGCTCCAGCGCCATGTCATTCGCCGCACCGGATCGCCTGCGATTCGCGCCGATGCCCTGCACTATGCAACCGACCTAGCCACCAACTCCGCCACGCTGGTCGCGCTCGGGCTGGCCGGTCTCGGCTGGTCTTGGATCGATCCGATCCTGGGGCTGGCCATCGGCCTCTATATCCTGTGGAGCGCCACGCGGATCGGACGCGACGCCATCGAGATGCTGATGGATCGCGAACTGCCCGATGAAGCACGCTGGCAGATCCTGGAGCTGGCGCGCGCCATACCTGAGGTACGCGGTGCGCATGGACTGCGCACGCGCCAGTCCGGCCAGTCGCTGATCATCCAGTTGCATCTCGAACTCGACGACGCGCTGCCACTGCGTCAGGCCCATCAGATCACGCTCGCGGTCGAGGCTCGGATCCGGGAGCGTTATCCGGACTCCCACATCCTCATCCATCAGGATCCGGTCAGTCTCGGCCGCGAGGCGATGGACACCTGA
- a CDS encoding FtsX-like permease family protein, with protein sequence MRLAWVFLGSLGRRRAATLLSFAAIVLGVALGMAVQAVNQAALAEFGRGLRTLAGAADLQVVGPRTGFDEALYGRLAARPEVARASPVLEVRTERIGSTDTLNILGLDPFAVGAVTPALLARPVEIEGRAERESRLTALAEDSLFLSAAAQTALAVRPGDRLSVYAGSQPLELRVAGDLPGAAEDRRLAVMDIAAVQKHFGRIGRLTRIDLKLVEGLDVPEARAALEPLLPAGVWLEVPQAAEGQASNLSRAYRVNLTLLAAMALITGAFLVFSAQALSVVRRHTELAFLRAIGLARRQLFVWLLAEGALVGLLGALVGVALGHGLAFGLLELLGGDLGAGFFAGLSPTLRFDPWASGLYVLLGVGAGVAGAWLPARDAADIAPAQALKASDDSALSQRRGHPRLGLALMLMSLPLCALPPILDLPLGGYLAIFGLLAGSILWLPMLASGCAQILPLWGPIPVRLAAARLRAAPGMGAVAATGVLAGVALVVAMAIMVNSLRDSVDVWLGQILPADLYLRAGRAQSGGVLDEALQARLADVPGVARVEFTLHDSLRPVPGQPPVALLARPVSPDGRELPLVGSAHAVPDGETAIWISEALHDLQGWRPGDRVQLPLAGSEVPVRVAGIWRDYARQTGSLMLDLADYRRLTGDRSVQDAAIRLVPGADAFSVAEALKATGGSGALEVTAPGEIRAISLRIFDRTFAVTYVLEAAAVIIGLAGVAASFAALAAARRREFGLLRHLGLTRGRIGGLLALEGSLAAGIGILGGLTVGGAIAWILIEVVNRQSFHWSMDLSVPWLSLLVFAGTLAGLASLAAVLAGRQAMRQDAVLAVREDW encoded by the coding sequence ATGAGGCTGGCTTGGGTTTTTCTCGGCTCACTGGGGCGGCGTCGCGCGGCGACACTCCTGTCCTTTGCCGCCATCGTGCTGGGGGTCGCGCTCGGGATGGCGGTGCAGGCGGTCAATCAGGCCGCACTCGCCGAGTTCGGTCGCGGTCTGCGCACCCTGGCCGGCGCCGCCGACCTCCAGGTCGTCGGTCCTCGTACCGGCTTCGACGAGGCGCTTTATGGGCGACTGGCGGCACGCCCCGAGGTCGCGCGGGCCAGTCCCGTGCTGGAGGTCCGGACCGAGCGCATCGGCAGTACGGATACGCTCAACATCCTGGGTCTGGATCCGTTCGCGGTCGGCGCCGTCACGCCCGCGCTCCTGGCGCGTCCGGTGGAGATCGAGGGTCGAGCCGAGCGTGAATCACGCCTCACAGCCCTTGCCGAAGACAGCCTCTTTCTCAGTGCCGCCGCTCAGACGGCCCTGGCTGTCCGCCCCGGCGACCGGCTGAGCGTCTATGCCGGCTCTCAGCCGCTGGAGCTGCGGGTGGCCGGTGATCTGCCGGGGGCCGCCGAGGATCGCCGGCTCGCCGTCATGGACATCGCGGCGGTTCAAAAGCATTTCGGCCGGATCGGGCGATTGACGCGCATCGACCTGAAGTTGGTCGAGGGACTCGACGTCCCGGAGGCCCGCGCCGCGCTGGAGCCGCTACTGCCGGCGGGTGTGTGGCTGGAGGTTCCACAAGCGGCCGAAGGTCAGGCGTCGAATCTCTCGCGTGCCTACCGGGTCAATCTCACATTGCTGGCCGCCATGGCGTTGATCACCGGCGCCTTCCTGGTCTTCTCGGCGCAGGCGCTGTCGGTCGTGCGACGGCATACCGAGCTGGCGTTCCTGCGCGCGATCGGACTGGCTCGCCGCCAGCTCTTCGTCTGGCTGCTGGCTGAAGGGGCGCTCGTGGGACTTCTGGGGGCCTTGGTCGGTGTGGCGCTGGGGCATGGTCTCGCCTTTGGTCTGCTCGAACTCCTCGGTGGGGATCTGGGCGCCGGATTCTTCGCCGGACTATCGCCGACCCTGAGGTTCGATCCCTGGGCCAGTGGGTTGTACGTGTTGCTCGGTGTCGGGGCCGGTGTGGCCGGGGCCTGGCTCCCGGCGCGCGACGCGGCCGACATTGCACCGGCTCAGGCGCTCAAGGCGAGCGACGATTCGGCCCTGTCGCAGCGGCGCGGGCACCCCAGACTCGGACTCGCCCTGATGCTCATGAGTCTGCCGCTCTGCGCCCTGCCGCCGATCCTGGATCTACCGCTCGGCGGCTATCTGGCCATCTTCGGCCTGCTGGCTGGAAGCATCCTGTGGCTACCCATGCTCGCCTCCGGATGCGCTCAAATCCTGCCGCTGTGGGGACCGATCCCTGTACGGCTGGCGGCCGCCCGGCTACGCGCGGCTCCGGGGATGGGCGCGGTCGCCGCCACCGGCGTCCTTGCCGGCGTAGCCCTGGTGGTCGCCATGGCGATCATGGTCAACTCACTGCGCGACTCGGTCGATGTCTGGCTCGGCCAGATCCTGCCGGCCGATCTCTATCTGCGCGCCGGACGGGCTCAGAGCGGCGGTGTCCTGGACGAGGCGCTACAGGCGCGACTCGCGGACGTGCCCGGTGTGGCCCGCGTCGAGTTCACCCTCCATGACAGCCTGCGACCGGTCCCCGGACAACCGCCGGTCGCCCTGCTGGCCCGGCCAGTGTCGCCCGATGGACGCGAACTCCCGCTGGTCGGCTCGGCCCACGCGGTGCCCGATGGCGAGACGGCGATCTGGATCTCCGAGGCGCTGCACGACCTCCAGGGCTGGCGTCCGGGTGATCGAGTTCAGCTGCCGCTGGCCGGATCCGAGGTGCCCGTCCGGGTCGCCGGGATCTGGCGCGACTATGCACGCCAGACCGGCAGTCTCATGCTGGATCTCGCCGACTACCGGCGTTTGACCGGTGATCGTTCGGTGCAGGACGCCGCCATCCGGCTGGTGCCGGGTGCCGATGCGTTCAGCGTGGCCGAAGCGCTCAAGGCAACGGGCGGTTCGGGAGCACTGGAGGTCACGGCACCAGGTGAGATTCGCGCCATCAGTCTGCGGATCTTCGACCGTACCTTCGCCGTGACCTATGTGCTGGAGGCTGCGGCCGTCATCATCGGTTTGGCCGGTGTGGCGGCCAGCTTCGCCGCGCTCGCGGCCGCGCGACGCCGGGAGTTCGGTCTGCTGCGCCATCTCGGACTGACGCGCGGCCGGATCGGCGGCCTGCTCGCCCTCGAAGGCAGTCTGGCGGCCGGTATCGGGATACTCGGCGGATTGACGGTCGGCGGCGCCATCGCCTGGATTCTGATCGAGGTCGTGAATCGTCAGAGTTTTCACTGGAGCATGGACCTGAGCGTCCCCTGGCTGTCGCTCCTGGTGTTTGCCGGCACGCTCGCCGGCCTGGCCAGTCTGGCCGCCGTGCTCGCGGGTCGACAGGCGATGCGTCAGGATGCCGTGCTGGCCGTGCGTGAGGATTGGTGA
- a CDS encoding ABC transporter ATP-binding protein, whose amino-acid sequence MLEISDLYRRFNGRPVLQAISLRLEPGEYVAITGESGVGKSTLLNLIAGLDRPDRGRLALDGEDYATLGEDALTRLRRDKLGFVFQAFHILPHLTLRQNVALPLWLKGQSGRRADRQAEHLLDAVGLGDRAESRPRELSGGEMQRVAIARALVHQPRLVLADEPTGNLDPTNAARVLKLLGERIRDSGAMGILVTHSPEAAKSADRVLQLTPEGLHG is encoded by the coding sequence ATGCTCGAAATCTCCGACCTTTACCGCCGGTTCAATGGCCGCCCGGTCCTTCAGGCCATTTCACTGCGCCTGGAACCCGGCGAGTATGTCGCCATCACCGGCGAGTCCGGTGTCGGCAAGTCCACGCTGCTGAATCTGATTGCCGGTCTGGATCGGCCTGATCGCGGCCGTCTGGCGCTCGACGGCGAGGACTATGCGACGCTCGGCGAGGACGCCTTGACGCGACTGAGGCGCGACAAGCTCGGCTTCGTCTTCCAGGCGTTCCATATCCTGCCGCATCTCACGCTGCGCCAGAACGTGGCGCTGCCGCTCTGGCTCAAGGGGCAGAGCGGCCGGCGGGCGGATCGTCAGGCCGAGCATCTACTCGATGCCGTGGGATTGGGCGACCGTGCCGAGAGCCGGCCGCGCGAGCTGTCCGGGGGCGAGATGCAGCGCGTCGCCATCGCCCGGGCTCTGGTGCACCAGCCGCGCCTGGTCCTGGCCGACGAACCCACGGGCAACCTGGACCCGACCAATGCCGCCCGCGTGCTGAAGTTGCTGGGCGAGCGTATTCGGGACTCAGGGGCGATGGGCATCCTGGTCACGCACTCACCGGAGGCGGCCAAGAGCGCCGATCGCGTGTTGCAGCTCACGCCAGAGGGACTGCACGGATGA
- a CDS encoding cytochrome b/b6 domain-containing protein, whose protein sequence is MPNAYPTDTTPPNHSEPKTSERIRVWDPLVRVFHWSLVAGFATAFIVEDDLLGVHVWAGYLVLTLVAVRLVWGLIGTRYARFSDFVRGPGAVLAYLRDVVSLRAPRYLGHNPAGGAMILLLLISVAATGISGLALYGAEEFAGPLADVMRGLPAFWGDVLEETHEVLANLTLGLILIHVAGVLVSSLLHHENLIGAMISGYKRKEIE, encoded by the coding sequence ATGCCGAACGCCTATCCGACCGACACCACCCCGCCCAATCACTCCGAACCGAAGACATCCGAACGCATTCGCGTCTGGGATCCGCTGGTGCGCGTCTTCCATTGGTCACTGGTGGCCGGATTCGCCACCGCCTTCATCGTCGAGGACGATTTGCTCGGCGTCCATGTCTGGGCCGGTTATCTGGTGCTCACCCTCGTCGCCGTGCGTCTGGTGTGGGGTCTGATCGGCACGCGCTATGCGCGCTTCAGCGACTTCGTGCGCGGTCCGGGCGCGGTGCTGGCCTATCTGCGCGATGTCGTGAGTCTGCGCGCACCGCGTTATCTGGGGCACAATCCGGCGGGCGGGGCCATGATCCTGCTGCTCCTGATCAGTGTCGCCGCGACCGGGATCAGCGGTCTGGCGCTCTATGGCGCGGAGGAATTCGCCGGTCCGCTGGCTGATGTGATGCGCGGTCTGCCGGCGTTCTGGGGCGATGTCCTGGAAGAGACCCATGAGGTGCTCGCCAATCTCACGCTCGGTCTGATCCTGATCCACGTGGCCGGGGTGCTGGTCTCCAGCCTGCTGCATCACGAAAACCTGATCGGCGCCATGATCAGCGGCTACAAGCGGAAAGAGATCGAATGA
- a CDS encoding DUF1924 domain-containing protein — translation MKRHLTTVLPSILLGAGTLILPATLWAADPAAGAAGWTKEYPQADGSAPRSCVTCHGRDLTRPGRQANTGKVIEPMAPSVNPQRLTDPAKIEKWLTRNCRWTLGRECTADEKADFIAYIKTQ, via the coding sequence ATGAAACGACACCTCACCACTGTACTGCCCAGCATCCTGTTGGGCGCAGGCACCTTGATTCTGCCGGCCACGCTCTGGGCCGCCGATCCGGCCGCCGGAGCCGCCGGCTGGACCAAGGAATATCCGCAGGCGGACGGATCCGCACCGCGCAGTTGCGTGACCTGTCATGGTCGCGACCTGACCCGGCCCGGGCGTCAGGCCAACACCGGCAAGGTCATCGAACCCATGGCACCCTCGGTCAATCCGCAGCGCCTCACCGATCCGGCCAAGATCGAGAAATGGCTGACCCGCAACTGCCGCTGGACCCTGGGCCGCGAGTGCACCGCCGATGAAAAGGCCGATTTCATCGCCTATATCAAGACTCAATGA
- a CDS encoding PepSY domain-containing protein translates to MRSVILIGLLSLIPLQAGADDGVDDGRAEWYEQPHRHDHELAREARLRGEIRPIAGILRQVGEQVPGEVIGIELERGKRAGRPVWIYEIKILSPDGRRQEVEVDAGDGRILQLEEDD, encoded by the coding sequence ATGCGATCCGTCATCCTCATCGGCCTGCTGAGCCTTATTCCGCTTCAGGCCGGCGCCGATGATGGGGTGGACGACGGCAGGGCCGAATGGTATGAGCAGCCGCACAGGCACGATCATGAACTCGCGCGCGAGGCGCGTCTGCGCGGCGAGATCCGACCGATCGCCGGGATACTGCGTCAGGTCGGCGAGCAGGTGCCCGGCGAGGTGATCGGGATCGAACTCGAGCGCGGGAAGCGCGCCGGCCGGCCGGTCTGGATCTACGAGATCAAGATCCTGAGCCCCGACGGGCGTCGGCAGGAGGTCGAGGTCGACGCCGGTGACGGACGAATCCTGCAACTGGAGGAGGACGACTGA
- a CDS encoding diheme cytochrome c: protein MLQRPSIARFALMGLLLVATGAALAATGDETRDWRRWLRMFPNIAPATQPAYLQECGSCHLAYPPGVLPAASWNRILAPESLADHYGDDASLPDDLVAELRTYLTANAADRSARVRERAFAVPGASGSDAGLPRITETPYFIRKHHRIPARLVTDNPEVGSFSQCNRCHIGADAGIFDERQVEIPGFGRWKD, encoded by the coding sequence ATGCTTCAACGCCCTTCCATCGCCCGATTTGCGCTGATGGGTCTGTTGCTCGTCGCGACCGGCGCCGCCCTGGCGGCCACGGGCGACGAGACTCGGGATTGGCGCCGTTGGCTGCGGATGTTTCCGAACATCGCTCCAGCCACTCAGCCGGCCTATCTCCAGGAGTGCGGTTCCTGCCATCTGGCCTATCCGCCCGGAGTCCTGCCGGCGGCGTCCTGGAACCGGATCCTGGCGCCCGAGTCGCTCGCCGATCACTATGGGGATGACGCCTCGTTGCCGGATGACCTGGTCGCCGAGTTGCGAACCTATCTGACGGCCAACGCCGCCGACCGATCGGCGCGCGTCCGCGAACGGGCCTTCGCCGTGCCCGGTGCGTCCGGCTCCGACGCCGGTCTGCCGCGCATCACCGAAACGCCCTATTTCATCCGCAAGCATCATCGGATCCCGGCGCGTCTGGTTACGGACAATCCGGAGGTCGGCAGTTTCAGTCAGTGCAACCGTTGTCACATCGGCGCCGATGCCGGGATCTTCGATGAGCGTCAGGTCGAGATCCCCGGCTTCGGGCGCTGGAAGGATTGA
- the recF gene encoding DNA replication/repair protein RecF (All proteins in this family for which functions are known are DNA-binding proteins that assist the filamentation of RecA onto DNA for the initiation of recombination or recombinational repair.), with protein MDPEPGLHSLRIESLRNIRRLDLALDTRTLLLTGANGAGKTSVLEAIYLLARGRTFRGTKAGPLTTQGESYTRIEGVYQPSNHDAVRLRYVKEGATASRDIHPPLWPETGGADWRSPLQVKLVGENAQTLLDGEPSLRRRFLDWNVFHVEHRFAQIHKDFTRVLMQRNAAIRSGRGQHGLWDRSFIALAESMDRRRAAFHAEWRACFLDLRDDYPFLQGVDLRYRRGWPDGRELGETLASLADQEPARGYTLAGPSRADFRVEPGEGRRGFSRGQAKIVVALLQLAAECVHRAHGREPVIWLLDDLEAELDRTMAERLWNAFGSTGNQIIATRVATDGDPGIFADTESLAMFHVEHSE; from the coding sequence GTGGATCCTGAACCTGGACTGCATTCACTTCGCATCGAGTCGCTACGCAACATCCGACGGCTCGATCTCGCCCTCGATACTCGGACGCTGCTGCTGACGGGGGCCAATGGCGCCGGCAAGACCAGTGTTCTGGAAGCCATCTATCTGCTGGCGCGCGGCCGGACCTTTCGTGGAACCAAGGCCGGACCGCTCACTACTCAGGGCGAGTCATATACCCGCATCGAGGGTGTCTATCAACCATCCAACCATGACGCGGTGCGCCTCCGCTATGTCAAGGAAGGCGCCACGGCTTCACGTGACATCCATCCGCCGCTGTGGCCGGAGACCGGCGGCGCGGATTGGCGCTCACCCTTGCAGGTCAAGCTGGTCGGCGAGAACGCCCAAACCCTGCTCGACGGCGAGCCGAGTCTGAGACGTCGTTTCCTGGATTGGAATGTGTTCCACGTGGAACATCGTTTCGCTCAGATCCACAAGGATTTCACGCGCGTTCTGATGCAGCGCAATGCGGCCATTCGGTCGGGCCGCGGTCAGCATGGGCTATGGGATCGCAGTTTCATTGCACTGGCCGAATCCATGGATCGCCGGCGTGCCGCGTTCCACGCCGAATGGCGTGCGTGCTTTCTGGATCTGCGTGATGACTACCCGTTTTTGCAGGGCGTCGATCTGCGCTATCGACGCGGTTGGCCGGATGGTCGGGAGCTGGGCGAGACCCTGGCGTCACTGGCGGATCAGGAGCCGGCACGCGGCTATACCCTGGCCGGTCCGTCACGCGCCGACTTTCGTGTCGAGCCGGGGGAGGGGAGACGCGGCTTTTCGCGCGGACAGGCCAAGATCGTGGTCGCGCTGCTGCAACTGGCGGCTGAGTGCGTCCATCGTGCGCATGGGCGAGAGCCTGTGATCTGGCTGCTCGATGATCTCGAAGCCGAGCTGGATCGCACCATGGCCGAGCGGTTGTGGAACGCCTTTGGTTCCACGGGGAATCAGATCATCGCGACGCGCGTGGCGACCGATGGCGATCCGGGGATCTTTGCCGATACGGAGTCGCTGGCGATGTTCCACGTGGAACATTCCGAGTGA
- a CDS encoding lipocalin-like domain-containing protein yields the protein MHRRTCLLALAGLPLTRILAATAQDAGSAGPDVAFDAVLPGRVLRFPDDEGAHPGFRTEWWYVTGWLKGADGDPFGFQITFFRVRTGIGEDNPSAFAPRQLLLAHAAIADPRLGRLRHDQRAARTGFERAGYAADRAHVRLDDWSFEQMDDHYVTRVNAEDFAYDLRLVFTGPPMLNGDQGFSRKAPDPHHASYYYSRPQLQVDGQVTLDGRRQAVSGRAWMDHEWSSAYSPEGADGWDWVGLNLDDGGALMAFRMRRPDGTALWASATRRFSDGRTQSLGPEQVEWFPIRRRQSPRTGIEYPIEWDLRIGERRYRLQPLMDDQELDSRRSTGTIYWEGAMRLFEDEREIGRGYLEMTGYGNRIQVG from the coding sequence ATGCATCGACGTACCTGTCTGCTGGCGCTCGCCGGCTTGCCTCTGACTCGAATCCTGGCGGCGACCGCGCAGGACGCTGGATCTGCCGGCCCGGATGTCGCCTTCGACGCCGTGCTCCCCGGTCGCGTCCTCCGCTTCCCGGACGACGAGGGTGCTCACCCGGGATTCCGCACCGAATGGTGGTATGTGACCGGTTGGCTCAAGGGGGCTGACGGCGATCCGTTCGGCTTTCAGATCACCTTCTTTCGCGTGCGCACCGGAATCGGCGAGGACAACCCGAGCGCCTTCGCTCCACGCCAGTTGCTGCTGGCCCATGCGGCCATCGCCGACCCTCGGTTGGGTCGCTTGCGTCACGATCAACGCGCTGCCCGCACGGGTTTCGAGCGTGCCGGATACGCCGCGGATCGGGCGCATGTCCGGCTCGATGACTGGTCGTTCGAGCAGATGGATGACCACTATGTCACCCGCGTGAACGCGGAGGACTTCGCCTATGACCTCCGACTCGTCTTCACCGGGCCGCCCATGCTCAACGGCGACCAGGGCTTCAGCCGCAAGGCGCCCGACCCGCATCATGCCAGCTACTATTACAGCCGACCGCAGTTGCAGGTCGACGGCCAGGTGACGCTCGATGGTCGCCGACAGGCGGTGAGCGGGCGCGCCTGGATGGATCACGAATGGTCGAGCGCCTACAGTCCGGAAGGCGCCGACGGTTGGGATTGGGTCGGCCTGAACCTGGACGATGGCGGCGCCCTCATGGCCTTTCGGATGCGCCGTCCCGACGGTACGGCGCTTTGGGCCAGTGCCACCCGGCGCTTCTCCGATGGTCGTACCCAGTCGCTCGGACCCGAGCAGGTCGAGTGGTTCCCGATTCGACGCCGGCAATCGCCACGCACCGGGATCGAATACCCGATCGAATGGGATCTGCGTATCGGTGAGCGCCGCTACCGCCTCCAGCCGCTGATGGACGACCAGGAACTCGACAGCCGTCGCTCGACTGGAACCATCTATTGGGAAGGTGCGATGCGTCTGTTCGAGGACGAGCGCGAGATCGGACGCGGCTATCTGGAAATGACCGGGTATGGAAACCGCATCCAGGTCGGTTGA
- the dnaN gene encoding DNA polymerase III subunit beta: protein MEFVTNREIVLPALNKVVGVVERRQTLPILGNLLVVAREGRVTLTGTDLEVEVKTSFEAEIQQEGETTIPARKLVDICRNLSEGAEIRLRVKDERCVVTAGRGRFTLGLLPAADFPTMDLEEGGFDFQIQESRLKRLLDKTAFAMAQQDVRYYLNGLLLELHATVLIAVATDGHRLAKFVTPLDLTLDTERQVIVPNKTVMELKRQLGSSDDPISIRLGERSLRVVVGAMTLTSKLVDGRYPEYERVIPGHSGRTATVEKDALKRALSRTSILSNEKYRGVRLSFDPGTLKLLAHNPEQEEAEEEIEMEYDGESISIGFNVAYLMDVLGVVDESSVIIHFQDANGSSIWRGVGSESETFVVMPMRL, encoded by the coding sequence ATGGAATTCGTTACCAACCGAGAAATCGTCCTGCCCGCGCTCAACAAGGTGGTCGGCGTCGTCGAGCGCCGTCAGACCCTGCCGATCCTGGGTAATCTGCTCGTCGTCGCCCGCGAGGGGCGCGTCACTCTCACCGGCACCGACCTGGAGGTCGAGGTCAAGACCAGCTTCGAGGCAGAGATCCAGCAGGAGGGTGAGACCACGATCCCGGCTCGCAAGCTGGTCGACATCTGCCGCAATCTGAGCGAGGGCGCCGAGATCCGTCTGCGCGTCAAGGACGAGCGCTGTGTCGTCACTGCGGGACGGGGACGTTTCACGCTCGGACTGCTGCCGGCGGCCGACTTTCCGACCATGGATCTGGAGGAGGGCGGTTTCGACTTCCAGATCCAGGAGAGCCGGCTCAAGCGGCTGCTCGACAAAACCGCCTTCGCCATGGCGCAACAGGACGTTCGCTACTATCTGAACGGCCTGCTGCTGGAGCTGCACGCCACCGTCCTGATCGCGGTGGCCACCGATGGACATCGGCTGGCCAAGTTCGTCACTCCGCTCGACTTGACCCTGGACACCGAGCGTCAGGTGATCGTGCCCAACAAGACGGTCATGGAACTGAAGCGTCAGTTGGGCAGCTCGGACGATCCGATCTCGATCCGTCTGGGCGAGCGTAGTCTGCGCGTGGTGGTCGGGGCCATGACCTTGACCTCCAAGCTGGTTGATGGCCGCTATCCCGAATACGAGCGCGTGATTCCGGGCCATAGCGGGCGCACGGCCACGGTCGAGAAGGATGCGCTGAAGCGCGCGCTCTCGCGCACCTCGATCCTATCGAACGAAAAGTATCGCGGTGTGCGTCTGAGCTTCGATCCGGGCACGCTCAAGCTGCTGGCGCACAATCCCGAGCAGGAGGAGGCTGAGGAAGAGATCGAGATGGAGTATGACGGCGAGTCGATCTCCATCGGCTTCAACGTCGCCTATCTGATGGACGTGCTCGGTGTGGTCGACGAGAGCTCGGTGATCATCCATTTCCAGGATGCCAACGGCAGCTCGATCTGGCGCGGCGTGGGCAGCGAGAGCGAGACCTTCGTCGTCATGCCGATGCGACTGTGA
- a CDS encoding cytochrome C, with protein sequence MRPFPYKSVLTLLLTGTLAMGTVHLAFADDDDDDDDDERGRERSGLFESRQTPAPVVNATYSQECGSCHMAYQPGLLPPQAWAQIMTPEALANHYGDDASLSEELRTEISTFLGADASDVSLQMVPSGAGNAGGASALPRITDSVDFKREHDEIPARLVTGNPEVGSFSQCNACHRKAAEGNYDERWIDIPGHGPWKD encoded by the coding sequence ATGCGCCCGTTTCCATACAAATCCGTCCTGACACTCCTGCTCACCGGCACGCTGGCCATGGGCACGGTCCATCTGGCGTTCGCCGACGATGACGACGATGATGACGACGACGAGCGCGGCCGCGAAAGAAGCGGCTTGTTCGAGTCGCGTCAGACACCGGCGCCGGTCGTCAACGCCACCTACAGTCAGGAGTGCGGATCCTGCCACATGGCCTATCAGCCGGGTCTGCTCCCGCCGCAGGCCTGGGCGCAGATCATGACACCGGAGGCGCTGGCCAATCATTACGGTGACGATGCCAGTCTGTCCGAGGAACTGCGTACCGAGATCAGCACCTTCCTGGGCGCCGACGCCTCCGATGTGTCGTTGCAGATGGTCCCGAGCGGCGCCGGCAACGCGGGCGGAGCCTCCGCTCTGCCACGCATCACCGACAGCGTCGACTTCAAGCGTGAGCACGACGAGATCCCGGCCCGTCTGGTGACGGGCAACCCCGAGGTCGGCAGTTTCAGCCAGTGCAATGCCTGTCATCGCAAGGCCGCCGAAGGCAATTACGACGAACGCTGGATCGACATTCCGGGTCATGGCCCCTGGAAGGACTGA